The proteins below come from a single Prochlorococcus marinus CUG1415 genomic window:
- the urtE gene encoding urea ABC transporter ATP-binding subunit UrtE yields MENLLEVKSLNTYYGESHILRDVDLNVQSGEMVCLIGRNGVGKTTLLKSLIGLIKNKKGDIYLIGENINRKAPHQRARKGMAYVPQGREIIPYLSVEENLMLGMESLQGGLSKNKKIDPFIYELFPILKDFLQRKGGDLSGGQQQQLAIARALLGKPQLLLLDEPTEGIQPNIVLDIENAINQIIKERGIGVLLVEQHLHFVRQANRYYAMQRGGIVASGNTSELSQAVIDNFLSV; encoded by the coding sequence ATGGAAAATTTACTGGAAGTTAAATCATTAAATACATATTATGGTGAGAGTCATATTCTTAGAGATGTAGATTTAAATGTTCAATCAGGAGAAATGGTTTGTTTGATTGGAAGAAATGGAGTTGGCAAAACAACTTTATTGAAATCACTTATTGGTTTAATAAAAAACAAAAAAGGTGATATTTATCTGATTGGCGAAAATATCAATAGAAAAGCACCTCATCAGAGGGCTAGAAAAGGGATGGCTTACGTTCCTCAAGGGAGAGAAATTATTCCTTATCTATCAGTTGAAGAGAATCTTATGTTAGGAATGGAGTCTCTGCAAGGGGGGTTATCTAAGAACAAGAAAATAGATCCATTTATTTATGAACTCTTCCCAATCCTAAAAGATTTTCTTCAAAGGAAAGGAGGGGATCTTAGTGGAGGACAACAACAGCAACTAGCTATTGCAAGAGCATTGCTAGGCAAACCTCAACTTCTATTACTTGACGAACCAACGGAAGGTATTCAGCCGAATATAGTTTTAGACATTGAAAATGCAATCAATCAGATAATTAAAGAGAGAGGAATTGGTGTTTTATTAGTTGAACAACACTTACATTTTGTAAGACAAGCCAATAGATATTATGCGATGCAACGCGGAGGTATTGTTGCTAGCGGAAATACTAGTGAGTTGAGTCAAGCAGTTATTGATAACTTCTTAAGTGTTTAA
- the urtD gene encoding urea ABC transporter ATP-binding protein UrtD, protein MNNKSLLNLIDITVSFEGFLALNKLNLNLLKGELRAVIGPNGAGKTTFLDVITGKVKPTNGEVIFKGKSLIGRKEHKIARLGVGRKFQSPRIFENLTVKENLEISVTTPKSPLNLINKKIKNEQLDEIERLMKIVNLSQRVNSKAGSLSHGQKQWLEIAMLVGQKPDLMLVDEPVAGLTDEETDLTADLLKSLSGENTVVVIDHDMEFIRRLDSNVSVLNQGTVLCEGTMETIQKDQKVIDVYLGRPED, encoded by the coding sequence ATGAATAATAAATCTCTCCTAAATTTAATTGATATTACTGTTAGTTTTGAAGGTTTTTTAGCACTGAACAAGCTTAATTTGAATTTACTTAAAGGAGAATTAAGAGCTGTAATTGGACCCAATGGCGCCGGTAAAACAACATTCCTTGATGTAATAACTGGAAAAGTTAAACCAACAAATGGCGAAGTGATTTTCAAAGGAAAATCATTAATAGGTCGAAAGGAGCATAAGATTGCTCGACTTGGAGTAGGTAGAAAGTTTCAAAGTCCAAGAATCTTTGAAAATCTAACGGTTAAAGAAAATCTTGAAATATCTGTAACAACTCCTAAAAGTCCCTTAAACCTCATAAATAAAAAGATTAAAAATGAGCAGCTTGATGAGATAGAACGTCTTATGAAAATAGTTAATTTATCTCAAAGAGTCAATTCAAAAGCTGGTTCTTTGTCTCATGGCCAAAAACAATGGCTTGAAATAGCCATGTTAGTAGGACAGAAGCCAGACTTAATGCTTGTAGATGAACCGGTTGCTGGCTTAACTGATGAAGAGACTGATCTAACGGCTGATTTATTAAAATCATTATCAGGAGAAAATACTGTAGTTGTAATAGATCACGATATGGAATTTATTAGAAGACTTGATAGTAATGTTTCAGTATTAAATCAGGGAACAGTATTATGCGAGGGGACAATGGAAACTATACAAAAGGACCAAAAAGTTATTGACGTTTATCTAGGAAGGCCTGAGGATTAG
- the urtC gene encoding urea ABC transporter permease subunit UrtC: MILNRLNLKKITTLSIWIILIAVIIAAPTILPVFRLNLLGRYLSLAIVALGVDLIWGFTGLLSLGQGIFFALGGYCAAMYLQITSSSEFPNNIPEFFALYGVNNLPFFWEPFKSPLFTLIAIWLVPALIAGMLGFLVFRNRIKGVYFSILTQAALLVFFNLFNGQQKLINGTNGLKTDVTQLFGQMVGSESIQRLFFWITAILVIAAWFFSKWVVKGRFGNILIGIRDDEPRVRFTGYNPVIFKTIIFSIAGGLAGISGALYTVQSGIVSPQFMTVPFSIEMVIWVAVGGRGTLLGAILGAVFINYAKSLVSEALPASWMFIQGGLFILVVTALPEGVLGWIKGDGPRNLLQRFGFKRKIETYPSLEVNNKEEN; encoded by the coding sequence ATGATTTTAAATAGATTAAATCTTAAAAAAATAACAACCCTATCAATATGGATAATATTGATTGCAGTAATAATAGCGGCCCCAACAATATTGCCTGTTTTTAGATTGAATCTTCTTGGAAGATATTTATCATTGGCAATAGTAGCATTAGGAGTAGATCTTATTTGGGGGTTTACTGGTTTACTAAGTCTTGGTCAGGGTATATTTTTTGCTCTTGGAGGATACTGTGCAGCAATGTATTTACAGATTACCAGCTCTTCTGAATTTCCAAATAATATTCCAGAATTTTTTGCCTTATATGGGGTAAATAATTTACCTTTTTTCTGGGAACCTTTCAAATCTCCATTATTTACTTTGATTGCAATTTGGTTAGTCCCTGCTTTAATTGCAGGGATGTTAGGATTTCTAGTCTTTAGGAATAGGATAAAAGGAGTATATTTTTCAATACTAACTCAAGCGGCACTACTAGTATTCTTTAATTTATTTAATGGTCAACAAAAACTAATTAATGGGACAAATGGATTAAAAACTGATGTAACACAACTATTTGGACAAATGGTGGGATCTGAATCTATTCAACGTTTATTTTTTTGGATAACAGCAATACTAGTAATAGCCGCATGGTTTTTTTCAAAGTGGGTAGTCAAAGGAAGATTTGGCAATATTCTTATAGGAATACGTGATGACGAACCAAGAGTAAGGTTTACAGGATACAATCCAGTAATATTCAAGACAATAATATTTTCAATTGCTGGAGGTCTTGCAGGAATTTCGGGAGCTTTATATACTGTTCAATCTGGAATAGTATCACCTCAATTCATGACTGTTCCCTTTTCAATAGAAATGGTTATTTGGGTTGCAGTTGGAGGTAGAGGAACTTTATTGGGAGCAATATTAGGAGCGGTTTTCATTAACTATGCAAAAAGTCTAGTGAGCGAAGCTTTACCTGCTAGTTGGATGTTTATCCAAGGAGGATTGTTTATTTTAGTTGTAACAGCTTTGCCAGAAGGCGTTTTAGGATGGATTAAAGGAGATGGTCCTAGAAATCTTCTTCAAAGATTTGGTTTTAAAAGAAAAATTGAAACCTATCCAAGCTTGGAAGTTAATAATAAGGAGGAAAATTAA
- a CDS encoding ABC transporter permease subunit: protein MELLLDILFNGVAIGSVLLVAALGLAIVFGLMGVINLAHGELMMVGAYTTYVTQLVFKLPLLKPYYNSYLIISIFLAFIVSGVVGIILEKTIIRKLYGSPLETLLATWGVSLILQQFVRSVPLAYGAGLILSLVLALFIPTLFPLKIKDSINVKYYNLSAWIFSAFSGVLTASWISSSISRLSRPDSRNVDVTAPAWMRGQIEILGTNFPKTRLIIILITLISVIAITLFLNQSAWGLRIRAVTQNRQMSDCLGISTEKVDILTFGIGSGLAGVAGVAVSLLGSVGPNVGGNYIVGCFMVVVLGGVGNLLGTIIASFGIGIMTDLIGAGRLLTIWPEMPLPLATTIDFFATTSMARVMIFTLIVIFLQFKPTGLFPQKGRMVEN from the coding sequence TTGGAATTACTTCTTGATATTCTTTTTAACGGAGTAGCGATAGGTTCAGTCCTCTTGGTCGCAGCTTTAGGTCTTGCAATTGTATTTGGCCTAATGGGAGTGATCAATTTAGCTCATGGAGAATTGATGATGGTAGGTGCTTACACCACTTATGTTACTCAGTTAGTTTTCAAACTTCCTTTGTTAAAACCTTATTACAATAGCTATTTAATAATCTCTATTTTCCTTGCATTTATAGTAAGTGGTGTAGTTGGAATAATTCTAGAGAAGACCATAATAAGAAAATTATATGGTAGTCCATTAGAAACTTTGTTAGCAACTTGGGGAGTTAGTTTAATTCTTCAACAATTCGTAAGAAGCGTGCCTCTAGCGTATGGTGCTGGTTTAATTCTAAGTCTTGTTTTAGCATTGTTTATACCAACATTATTTCCATTAAAAATAAAAGATTCCATAAATGTTAAATATTATAATCTAAGCGCATGGATTTTTTCTGCCTTCTCTGGAGTTTTAACTGCAAGTTGGATCTCTTCATCAATTAGCAGATTAAGTAGACCAGATTCTAGAAATGTAGATGTAACAGCACCCGCCTGGATGAGAGGTCAAATAGAAATTTTAGGTACTAATTTTCCTAAGACCAGATTAATAATCATATTAATTACTCTGATATCGGTAATTGCAATAACGTTATTTTTAAATCAAAGTGCTTGGGGTTTAAGAATAAGAGCAGTTACACAAAACAGACAAATGAGTGATTGCTTAGGTATATCAACAGAAAAAGTTGATATATTAACTTTTGGTATAGGATCTGGCTTGGCTGGAGTTGCAGGTGTTGCTGTTTCCCTTCTGGGTTCAGTAGGTCCAAATGTAGGAGGCAACTACATTGTGGGTTGTTTTATGGTGGTGGTTTTAGGGGGGGTAGGTAACTTGTTGGGTACAATTATCGCTTCGTTTGGGATTGGTATAATGACAGATTTAATTGGAGCTGGGAGACTTTTAACTATATGGCCAGAAATGCCTTTACCTTTAGCTACTACTATTGATTTTTTTGCAACTACAAGTATGGCAAGAGTTATGATTTTTACCCTAATAGTTATTTTCCTACAATTCAAGCCAACAGGTTTATTTCCTCAAAAAGGCAGGATGGTTGAAAACTGA
- the urtA gene encoding urea ABC transporter substrate-binding protein, whose protein sequence is MRISRRILAGLATASLAVTVTSCGGGSDTSGSFDDVKTVGILHSLTGTMAISEKTLVDTEIMAIEEINAAGGVVVNGKSYKIDYIVEDGASDWPTFAEKSKKLIDQDGVPVVFGGWTSASRKAMLPVYESKDAFLYYPIQYEAQECSNNIFYTGATPNQQSEPATDFMYLRSPAAGGDFFLVGSDYVFPRTSNTITKAQVKQLGGKVVGEDYLPLGNTEVAPIISKISKALPDGGIIINTLNGDQNVAFFKQIQDAGITPSNGYYVMNYSIAEEEIQSIGPEFLEGHYGAWNYMMSIDSAASKKFAKSFKKRWGSDRVVADPQESAYNMVYLWKQAVEEAGTFDDNAVREALIGQKFDAPQGPVEVMPNHHLSQTVRIGEINAEGGFTILEETGVVTPQAWNQKHPSSKGYACDWTDPKKGEKYKL, encoded by the coding sequence ATGAGAATTTCAAGGCGTATTTTGGCAGGTTTAGCTACTGCCTCACTAGCCGTTACAGTCACTTCCTGCGGAGGAGGTTCAGACACATCCGGATCCTTCGATGATGTAAAAACAGTTGGAATTTTGCATTCCTTAACTGGTACTATGGCAATTTCAGAAAAGACACTTGTTGATACTGAAATAATGGCTATTGAAGAAATTAATGCTGCTGGCGGTGTAGTAGTAAATGGCAAAAGCTACAAAATCGACTACATAGTTGAAGATGGAGCATCTGATTGGCCAACTTTTGCTGAAAAATCCAAGAAACTTATAGACCAAGACGGTGTTCCTGTCGTATTTGGTGGTTGGACATCTGCGAGTAGAAAAGCAATGTTACCAGTATACGAATCAAAGGATGCATTCCTTTATTACCCAATTCAATACGAAGCTCAGGAATGCTCTAATAACATTTTCTATACAGGAGCCACACCAAACCAACAGTCAGAACCTGCCACAGATTTCATGTACTTAAGATCACCTGCAGCTGGTGGTGATTTCTTCTTAGTTGGATCTGACTATGTTTTCCCAAGAACTTCAAACACAATTACAAAAGCCCAAGTAAAACAATTGGGTGGAAAAGTTGTTGGAGAAGATTATCTTCCATTAGGAAATACTGAAGTAGCTCCAATCATCTCAAAAATCAGTAAAGCTCTTCCAGATGGTGGAATAATTATTAATACACTTAATGGTGACCAAAACGTTGCATTCTTCAAACAAATTCAAGATGCGGGCATTACTCCATCTAATGGTTACTATGTGATGAACTATTCCATAGCAGAAGAAGAAATTCAATCAATCGGTCCTGAATTCCTTGAGGGTCATTATGGTGCATGGAATTATATGATGTCTATTGATTCTGCTGCATCTAAAAAGTTTGCTAAGAGCTTTAAGAAGAGATGGGGTTCAGATCGTGTTGTTGCAGATCCACAAGAATCCGCATACAACATGGTTTACCTATGGAAACAAGCAGTTGAAGAAGCCGGAACATTCGACGACAACGCAGTAAGGGAAGCATTAATAGGTCAAAAATTTGATGCTCCTCAAGGACCTGTTGAAGTCATGCCAAATCATCACTTATCCCAAACAGTAAGAATTGGGGAAATCAATGCAGAAGGTGGATTTACTATTCTTGAAGAAACAGGAGTAGTTACACCTCAAGCATGGAACCAAAAACACCCAAGCTCTAAAGGTTATGCTTGTGATTGGACAGATCCAAAAAAAGGAGAGAAATATAAGCTTTAA
- the ureG gene encoding urease accessory protein UreG codes for MSSKLRVGVAGPVGSGKTALVETLCLSLKKNYEIAVVTNDIYTKEDANFLINKKVLEEGRIIGVETGGCPHTAIREDCSLNKNAVLDLENKYNPLDFIFVESGGDNLASSFSPELVDLSIYVIDVSAGDKIPRKGGPGITRSDLLLINKIDLADMVGADLKIMKSDTEFMRKGKPWFFTNLSTGKGVEEITQFLESHIPNNRN; via the coding sequence ATGAGCAGTAAATTGAGAGTTGGAGTTGCTGGGCCTGTAGGTTCTGGAAAAACTGCATTAGTAGAGACTCTATGCTTAAGCCTGAAAAAGAATTATGAGATAGCAGTTGTCACCAATGATATCTACACCAAAGAAGATGCTAACTTTCTTATAAATAAAAAAGTTTTAGAGGAAGGAAGGATTATTGGTGTAGAAACAGGAGGTTGTCCTCATACAGCGATCAGAGAGGATTGTTCCTTAAATAAAAATGCAGTTTTAGATTTAGAAAATAAATATAATCCTTTAGATTTTATTTTTGTAGAAAGTGGAGGTGATAATTTAGCATCTAGTTTTAGTCCAGAACTTGTAGATTTATCAATTTATGTGATTGATGTATCTGCTGGAGACAAAATCCCTAGAAAAGGAGGGCCAGGGATAACAAGGTCAGACTTATTATTAATAAATAAAATTGACTTAGCAGATATGGTTGGTGCAGATTTAAAAATTATGAAAAGTGATACGGAATTCATGAGAAAAGGGAAACCTTGGTTTTTTACCAACCTAAGTACCGGCAAAGGAGTTGAAGAAATAACTCAATTTTTAGAATCACATATCCCCAACAATCGAAACTAG
- a CDS encoding urease accessory protein UreF, giving the protein MSKSHLLKYLLISPNLPVGGFCYSEGMESYLHNKNLKDSNSVKELIISELKFGQIRLDAKLLLEFFDIFKEIENDKNLKSNLQKLLSFDKWILSSKDSVEIREQQTQMAKSLFDLTKEFGFEYLYKKDSKSSWPLAWSWACYCFEITKLEMVENYFYAWSANQLSAALRIIPIGSTKAQLIQRDLLAIISKVSREIMDKEIDDIYFGNVGLAMAQQNHNDLYTKLFRN; this is encoded by the coding sequence ATGAGTAAAAGTCACTTATTAAAATATTTATTAATAAGCCCTAATTTACCAGTTGGTGGATTTTGTTATTCCGAGGGAATGGAGAGTTATCTTCATAATAAAAACTTAAAAGACTCAAATTCGGTAAAAGAATTAATCATAAGTGAACTTAAATTTGGCCAGATCAGACTAGATGCAAAACTCTTACTAGAATTTTTTGATATTTTCAAAGAAATAGAAAACGATAAAAATTTAAAAAGTAATTTGCAAAAGCTATTGAGTTTTGATAAGTGGATCCTCTCATCAAAGGACTCTGTCGAAATTAGAGAACAACAAACGCAAATGGCAAAATCTCTCTTTGATTTAACCAAAGAATTTGGATTTGAATATCTATATAAAAAAGATAGTAAAAGCTCTTGGCCTTTAGCGTGGAGTTGGGCTTGTTATTGTTTTGAAATTACTAAGTTAGAAATGGTTGAGAATTATTTTTACGCGTGGAGTGCAAATCAACTAAGTGCAGCATTAAGGATTATTCCTATTGGTTCAACAAAAGCACAATTAATTCAGCGAGACTTATTAGCAATAATTTCAAAAGTTTCTAGAGAAATTATGGACAAAGAAATTGATGACATCTATTTTGGCAATGTAGGTTTAGCTATGGCACAACAAAATCATAATGACCTATATACAAAACTTTTTAGAAATTAA
- the ureE gene encoding urease accessory protein UreE, whose protein sequence is MRMNKQIVVTDWIKEKPRGGSFLKLTLSSEERRILRGKRLTDCDQEIILQLPRERKLNDGDILSTNESNFYVEIIAKTENLIEISSKSKIELIKTAYHLGNRHVEVEIEKDILLTKSDYVIENMLKNFNVDIVNTQKKFFPERGAHSHE, encoded by the coding sequence ATGAGAATGAATAAACAAATAGTTGTAACTGATTGGATTAAGGAAAAACCTCGAGGAGGTTCATTTCTAAAACTTACCTTAAGTTCAGAGGAAAGAAGAATCTTACGAGGTAAAAGATTAACTGACTGTGATCAAGAAATAATTTTACAATTACCTAGAGAGAGAAAATTAAATGATGGAGATATTCTTTCAACGAATGAATCCAATTTTTATGTAGAGATAATTGCCAAAACAGAAAATTTAATTGAAATAAGTTCAAAATCTAAAATTGAACTTATTAAAACTGCTTATCATCTAGGGAATAGGCACGTAGAAGTAGAAATTGAAAAAGATATTCTTCTAACAAAAAGTGATTACGTTATTGAAAATATGCTTAAAAATTTTAATGTTGATATCGTAAATACCCAGAAAAAATTTTTTCCTGAAAGAGGTGCCCATAGTCATGAGTAA
- a CDS encoding urease accessory protein UreD, with the protein MIKTSWEGNCFLNFFNNNPSLGNVGKTIFKSKSTSPYKLLKSTHDQEGRCILPVLHTAGGLVGGDLLGFEVNLEKNSKVLLTTSSAQKVYGSVGISKINPKGSFSKQKNLINILENSHLEYLPQETIIFSNGLYDQKFKVSISETSSFLFTDLIRLGRSSSGESIENGVFRSKLEILRNNDLYDDWEYVDQIELSKSSYEAKSGMDYMPVFGSLIWICKKDFPKSKINNLVEKIKKIFNECDNNLSIGILENGISVRFLGSSSQDARKCFFCIWKQIRSVCGFCEPKYQGVWPLQDSMNY; encoded by the coding sequence ATGATAAAAACTTCATGGGAAGGTAATTGTTTCTTAAATTTTTTCAATAATAATCCAAGTTTAGGAAATGTTGGTAAAACAATCTTTAAATCTAAATCAACTTCTCCTTATAAGTTATTAAAGTCTACTCATGATCAGGAAGGTAGATGTATTTTACCTGTTCTTCATACTGCAGGGGGATTGGTTGGAGGAGATTTATTGGGGTTTGAAGTAAATCTGGAAAAAAACTCTAAAGTATTGTTGACTACTTCTTCCGCTCAGAAAGTATATGGATCAGTTGGAATATCTAAAATTAATCCGAAGGGAAGTTTTTCAAAGCAAAAAAATCTCATAAACATTCTTGAGAATTCTCATTTGGAATATCTCCCTCAAGAAACAATTATTTTTTCAAATGGTTTATATGATCAAAAGTTTAAAGTATCTATTTCAGAAACTTCAAGTTTTTTATTTACTGATTTAATAAGACTTGGAAGATCTTCTTCTGGAGAATCTATTGAAAATGGAGTTTTTAGGTCAAAATTAGAAATTTTGAGAAATAATGATTTATATGATGATTGGGAATATGTTGATCAAATTGAATTATCTAAATCAAGTTATGAAGCTAAGTCAGGCATGGATTACATGCCCGTTTTCGGATCCTTAATTTGGATTTGCAAAAAAGATTTTCCCAAATCAAAAATTAATAATTTAGTGGAAAAAATAAAAAAGATTTTCAATGAATGTGATAATAATTTATCTATTGGAATTCTTGAGAATGGAATCTCTGTAAGATTCCTCGGGAGTTCTTCTCAAGATGCTAGGAAATGTTTTTTTTGTATTTGGAAACAAATAAGGTCTGTTTGTGGATTTTGTGAGCCAAAATATCAAGGTGTATGGCCTTTACAAGATTCTATGAATTATTAA
- a CDS encoding urease subunit gamma produces the protein MHLSPQEKDKLLIFSAALLAERRLNRGLKLNYPETIAFLSFQVLEGARDGKSVSQLMSEGTTWLSKSQVMEGIPEMVDEVQIEAVFPDGTKLVTIHNPIN, from the coding sequence ATGCATCTTTCACCTCAAGAAAAGGATAAATTATTGATTTTTTCAGCTGCTCTCTTAGCTGAAAGAAGACTTAATCGAGGCTTGAAGTTGAATTATCCTGAAACAATTGCTTTTTTAAGTTTTCAAGTTCTTGAGGGAGCTAGAGATGGTAAAAGTGTTAGTCAATTAATGTCAGAGGGGACTACTTGGCTTTCTAAATCACAAGTTATGGAGGGCATTCCTGAAATGGTTGATGAAGTTCAAATAGAAGCAGTTTTTCCTGATGGGACTAAATTAGTTACTATTCACAATCCGATTAATTAG
- a CDS encoding urease subunit beta — MSNLIPGEITPEQGEIELNLGKEVKTVTVSNSGDRPVQVGSHYHFFEANKALIFDRDLTFGMRLDIPAGTAIRFEPGDTTDVKLVSYSGLRNAYGFNSLVNGSLDT; from the coding sequence ATGAGTAATTTAATCCCTGGAGAAATAACTCCTGAACAAGGTGAAATCGAATTAAATCTTGGTAAGGAAGTTAAAACTGTAACAGTTTCGAATTCTGGAGATAGACCTGTGCAAGTTGGATCTCATTATCATTTTTTTGAAGCTAATAAGGCCTTAATTTTTGATCGTGATTTAACATTTGGCATGCGTCTTGACATTCCCGCAGGTACAGCAATTAGATTTGAACCTGGAGATACAACTGATGTCAAATTAGTTTCATATTCAGGTTTAAGAAATGCGTATGGTTTTAATTCATTAGTTAACGGTTCTTTAGACACCTAA
- the ureC gene encoding urease subunit alpha produces the protein MSYKIDRNTYAQTYGPTTGDRVRLADTELFIEVEKDLTTYGDEVKFGGGKVIRDGMGQSQVTRGDGAVDTVITNALIMDWWGIIKADVGIKDGMIFEIGKAGNPDIQDKVDIVIGASTEVIAGEGHILTAGSIDTHIHFICPQQIETALASGITTMLGGGTGPATGTNATTCTPGSFHISRMLQSAEAFPMNLGFFGKGNSTNERNLIDQVEAGACGLKLHEDWGTTPSTINSCLNVADNFDVQVCIHTDTLNEAGFVEDTINAIAGRTIHTFHTEGAGGGHAPDIIKICGEKNVLPSSTNPTRPYTRNTLEEHLDMLMVCHHLDSKIPEDIAFAESRIRRETIAAEDILHDMGAFSIIASDSQAMGRVGEVITRTFQTAHKMKVQRGPLSQDSDRNDNYRVKRYISKVTINPAIAHGINKYVGSIEKGKISDLVLWKPSFFAVKPELVIKGGSIVWSQMGDANASIPTPGPVHGRPMFASFGQSLIKSSFTFLSKNSIDQNIPNKLGLQKKCFAVENTRNINKSLLKLNSKLPNISVDPQTYEVFSDGELLTCEPLDEVPMAQRYFLL, from the coding sequence ATGTCCTATAAAATTGACAGAAATACTTATGCTCAAACTTATGGACCCACTACCGGGGATAGAGTAAGGCTTGCTGATACCGAACTATTTATTGAAGTAGAAAAGGATTTAACTACTTACGGAGATGAAGTTAAATTCGGAGGCGGCAAAGTTATTCGAGATGGGATGGGACAGTCTCAAGTAACAAGAGGAGATGGAGCTGTAGATACCGTAATAACTAATGCATTGATCATGGATTGGTGGGGAATCATTAAGGCTGATGTGGGTATTAAAGATGGAATGATTTTTGAAATCGGTAAGGCTGGTAATCCTGACATCCAGGATAAAGTCGATATTGTTATTGGTGCTTCAACAGAAGTAATAGCTGGAGAAGGACATATTCTTACTGCAGGGTCAATAGATACCCACATTCACTTTATCTGTCCCCAACAAATTGAGACGGCACTAGCTTCAGGAATTACAACTATGTTGGGAGGAGGAACTGGACCCGCAACCGGCACAAATGCCACTACCTGTACTCCTGGTTCTTTTCATATTTCTCGAATGCTTCAATCGGCAGAAGCATTCCCCATGAATCTAGGTTTTTTCGGTAAAGGAAATTCAACAAACGAAAGAAATCTTATTGATCAAGTCGAAGCTGGTGCATGTGGATTGAAGCTTCATGAGGATTGGGGAACGACTCCATCTACGATAAATTCTTGTTTAAATGTTGCAGATAACTTTGATGTTCAAGTTTGTATTCATACTGATACTTTAAATGAGGCAGGCTTTGTTGAAGATACCATCAATGCTATTGCAGGAAGAACAATTCATACTTTTCATACCGAAGGAGCAGGTGGAGGTCATGCCCCAGATATTATTAAAATTTGTGGAGAAAAAAATGTTCTCCCAAGTAGTACTAATCCAACAAGACCTTATACGAGAAACACACTTGAAGAACATCTTGATATGTTAATGGTGTGTCATCATTTAGATTCTAAAATTCCAGAAGATATTGCATTCGCGGAATCAAGGATAAGAAGAGAGACTATTGCTGCAGAGGACATCCTACATGATATGGGTGCCTTCTCAATTATCGCTAGTGACTCTCAAGCTATGGGAAGAGTTGGTGAAGTAATAACAAGAACTTTTCAAACTGCCCACAAAATGAAAGTACAAAGAGGACCTCTATCACAGGATTCTGATAGGAACGATAATTACAGAGTAAAGCGATATATCTCTAAAGTTACAATTAATCCTGCAATAGCTCATGGTATTAATAAATATGTTGGATCCATAGAAAAGGGAAAAATTTCAGACTTAGTATTGTGGAAACCTTCATTTTTTGCGGTAAAGCCTGAATTAGTTATTAAAGGAGGATCTATAGTTTGGTCTCAAATGGGTGATGCAAATGCTTCAATTCCTACTCCAGGTCCTGTGCATGGTCGACCTATGTTTGCAAGTTTCGGCCAATCTCTAATTAAGAGTTCTTTTACCTTTTTAAGTAAAAATTCAATTGATCAAAATATTCCAAATAAATTAGGCTTACAAAAGAAATGTTTTGCCGTAGAAAATACCAGAAATATCAATAAATCACTCTTAAAACTTAATAGTAAACTACCAAATATTTCAGTTGATCCTCAAACTTATGAAGTTTTTTCTGATGGTGAACTCCTTACTTGTGAACCTCTTGATGAAGTCCCAATGGCTCAAAGGTACTTTTTACTTTAG